A region from the Engraulis encrasicolus isolate BLACKSEA-1 chromosome 18, IST_EnEncr_1.0, whole genome shotgun sequence genome encodes:
- the rps12 gene encoding 40S ribosomal protein S12 produces the protein MAEEGIAAGGVMDVNTALPEVLKTALIHDGLARGIREAAKALDKRQAHLCVLASNCDEPMYVKLVEALCAEHQINLIKVDDNKKLGEWVGLCKIDREGKPRKVVGCSCVVVKDYGKESQAKDVIEEYFKSKK, from the exons ATGGCCGAGGAAGG CATCGCTGCCGGAGGTGTGATGGATGTCAACACCGCACTGCCCGAGGTGCTCAAGACCGCCCTCATCCACGACGGGCTAGCGCGTGGAATCCGCGAGGCCGCCAAGGCTCTCGACAA GCGCCAGGCTCATCTCTGCGTCCTGGCATCAAACTGTGACGAGCCCATGTACGTCAAACTGGTGGAGGCCCTCTGCGCTGAGCATCAGATCAACCTCATTAAG GTCGACGACAACAAGAAGCTCGGCGAGTGGGTTGGTCTGTGCAAGATCGACCGCGAGGGCAAACCCAGGAAGGTGGTGGGCTGCAGCTGTGTTGTCGTTAAG GACTATGGCAAAGAGTCACAGGCCAAGGACGTCATTGAGGAGTACTTCAAGTCCAAGAAGTAA
- the ints12 gene encoding integrator complex subunit 12: MAGTVSLELDPVFLKGLGYLHSKSKDSAEKLKALLDESMARGSDSTYRTSKDVEVKVPGPKATLTKHDSKSSSSSSSSSSSSKSSSSEKLKREREKRPAEKVRVTDFLDVPDPPKKARTEKAVESRSSPITVPASKELSLPDLSGPDETSADIFAMEMGLACVVCRQMTVTSGNQLVECQECHNLYHQECHKPQVTDKDVNDPRLVWYCARCTRQMKSMAQKSQKPPQKPSPTSTSSAAPVVKDSLVKKPEMKPKLETTNFQAFKRTEVKASATTASNNSASGSLQSSGLTGWAAFTKTSAAGPSTTKLGSSAPGPSGKSTPPSSTSKPTGLSGMASAKSGLAGTKSSSSPGGGNNGSAPLKSPPPLTLGKQAVLSRSSSGDGQGKVTVAGPSATASSPGASSASSTSGVGGGNGGGNNAGKSQETPTSQESQLQAMKRLQMVKKKAAQKKLKK; the protein is encoded by the coding sequence ATGGCGGGAACAGTTAGTCTTGAACTAGATCCTGTCTTCCTGAAAGGGCTGGGATATTTGCATTCAAAAAGTAAGGACTCGGCTGAGAAGTTAAAGGCTTTGCTTGATGAATCAATGGCCAGAGGAAGCGACTCCACCTATCGAACCTCGAAGGATGTTGAGGTGAAGGTCCCAGGGCCCAAAGCAACATTAACCAAACACGACTCGAAGTCCTCATCCAGTTCATCatccagcagtagcagcagcaagtCCAGCAGTTCCGAGAAGCTCAAAAGGGAACGTGAAAAGAGGCCCGCCGAAAAGGTCAGAGTTACAGATTTCCTTGATGTACCGGACCCGCCAAAGAAGGCAAGAACAGAGAAGGCTGTGGAGAGTCGCTCATCTCCCATCACTGTTCCAGCCAGCAAAGAACTGAGCCTGCCCGACCTTTCAGGCCCCGATGAAACCAGTGCTGATATATTTGCCATGGAGATGGGGCTTGCCTGTGTGGTTTGCAGACAAATGACAGTGACTTCAGGGAATCAGCTGGTGGAGTGTCAAGAATGCCACAACTTGTATCACCAGGAGTGTCACAAACCCCAAGTCACTGACAAGGATGTGAATGACCCACGGCTGGTGTGGTACTGTGCACGGTGTACCAGGCAAATGAAGTCCATGGCGCAGAAAAGCCAGAAGCCTCCGCAGAAGCCCTCTCCAACTTCAACATCATCTGCAGCGCCTGTCGTAAAGGACTCCCTGGTGAAAAAGCCTGAGATGAAGCCTAAACTGGAAACCACCAACTTCCAGGCATTCAAGAGAACAGAGGTGAAGGCATCGGCAACAACGGCATCCAACAATTCAGCCAGCGGATCCTTGCAATCAAGTGGCCTAACTGGGTGGGCAGCGTTTACCAAGACCTCCGCTGCTGGGCCCTCTACTACAAAGCTCGGCTCCTCCGCCCCGGGTCCGAGTGGTaaatccacccctccctcctccacctccaagcCAACAGGCCTGTCTGGGATGGCCAGTGCCAAATCAGGCCTGGCGGGTACCAAAAGCTCCAGCAGCCCGGGAGGAGGCAACAACGGATCAGCGCCGTTGAAGTCACCCCCACCTCTGACGCTGGGTAAGCAGGCTGTGCTGAGCCGGTCCTCCAGCGGAGACGGCCAGGGCAAGGTGACTGTTGCCGGGCCCTCTGCTACCGCCTCCTCACCTGGggcctcctcagcctcctccaccAGTGGTGTCGGAGGGGGCAATGGAGGAGGCAACAACGCCGGCAAATCACAGGAGACGCCCACCTCCCAGGAGTCTCAGCTCCAGGCTATGAAGAGGCTGCAGATGGTGAAGAAAAAAGCAGCACAGAAAAAGTTGAAGAAGTAG